In Achromobacter spanius, the following proteins share a genomic window:
- a CDS encoding LysR substrate-binding domain-containing protein yields the protein MNFKQVEAFRAVMMTRSMTTAAGLLHTSQPNVSRWIALLEKALGFVLFQRVGTRIIPTPEAEAFYADVERAFIGLESLNDSASSIRRRGTGLLRVGAVGSITQCVLPDAIALFRHKFSDIPVVVNTGGSDVVAKWLATGVCDIGFCSLHTDLPGVRYERINTAHGVGIVPRTHRLATKRKLAPADFRDENFISLPTGSFNRAAIDRLFPDDARILSIETPYATTICSMVAKGLGVSIVNPVVPRALGISTLREIPFSEKVEFHSYAVTSDHFPVSTLARRMAECVRETLAAVNAPAKRR from the coding sequence ATGAATTTCAAACAAGTCGAGGCCTTTCGCGCCGTCATGATGACCCGCTCCATGACCACCGCGGCGGGCCTGCTGCACACGTCGCAACCGAACGTCAGCCGCTGGATCGCGCTGCTTGAGAAGGCGCTGGGCTTCGTGCTTTTTCAGCGGGTCGGTACCCGCATCATCCCCACGCCCGAGGCCGAAGCGTTCTACGCCGACGTCGAACGCGCCTTCATCGGCCTTGAATCGCTGAACGACAGCGCCAGTTCCATACGCCGTCGTGGCACCGGCCTGTTGCGCGTCGGCGCGGTCGGCTCCATCACCCAGTGCGTGTTGCCCGACGCGATCGCGCTGTTCCGGCACAAGTTCTCGGACATCCCGGTGGTGGTCAACACCGGCGGTTCGGACGTGGTCGCCAAGTGGCTGGCCACCGGCGTTTGCGACATCGGCTTCTGCTCGCTGCATACCGATCTGCCCGGCGTGCGCTACGAGCGCATCAACACGGCCCATGGCGTCGGCATCGTGCCGCGCACCCATCGCTTGGCGACGAAAAGGAAACTGGCGCCGGCGGACTTCCGCGACGAAAACTTCATCTCGCTACCCACCGGCAGCTTCAACCGCGCCGCCATCGATCGCCTCTTTCCCGACGATGCGCGCATTCTGTCGATCGAAACCCCCTACGCGACCACCATCTGCAGCATGGTCGCGAAGGGGTTGGGCGTCTCCATCGTCAACCCCGTGGTGCCGCGCGCCCTGGGCATTTCCACGCTGCGTGAAATCCCATTCTCGGAAAAGGTGGAATTTCACAGCTATGCCGTTACCTCCGACCACTTCCCGGTCAGCACGCTGGCGCGGCGTATGGCTGAATGCGTGCGCGAGACCTTGGCCGCGGTCAACGCGCCGGCCAAGCGACGCTGA
- a CDS encoding sigma-70 family RNA polymerase sigma factor, with amino-acid sequence MSSLESLEHRELGLLYRDHHGWLRSWLQRRLSVPAEAADLTQDTFMRLLASPASMAQLQGVRQPRSFLATVAQRTLVDHIRRQVLERAWLETLAQQPEAHAISPETQAILLETIREIDAMLHGLGHKVRRAFLMSQLEGASYADIAVQLGVTVSSVKKYMARATEHCLVYALDRQ; translated from the coding sequence ATGTCGTCCTTGGAATCTCTGGAGCACCGCGAGCTGGGCTTGCTCTACCGCGACCACCACGGGTGGCTGCGGAGTTGGCTGCAACGGCGCTTGAGCGTGCCCGCCGAAGCCGCTGACCTGACGCAGGACACCTTCATGCGCCTGCTGGCATCCCCGGCGTCGATGGCGCAGTTGCAGGGCGTGCGGCAACCACGCAGTTTTCTGGCCACGGTGGCTCAACGCACGTTGGTGGACCACATCCGCCGCCAAGTCTTGGAACGCGCCTGGCTGGAAACGCTGGCTCAGCAGCCCGAGGCGCACGCCATTTCCCCCGAGACGCAGGCCATCCTGCTGGAAACCATCCGCGAGATCGACGCCATGCTGCACGGCCTGGGGCATAAGGTGCGACGCGCCTTCCTGATGTCTCAGCTGGAAGGCGCCAGCTATGCGGACATCGCCGTGCAGTTGGGCGTCACGGTCAGTTCGGTGAAGAAGTACATGGCGCGCGCCACCGAGCATTGCCTGGTGTATGCCTTGGACAGGCAGTAG
- a CDS encoding FecR domain-containing protein has product MADKTITAAAQWYARLCADDVSAADVAAHGRWLAADPEHARIWRQVERLRGTLGAAPARLAADTLNRADHHFARRRAVLRSSLGAVALVGGGGLLAWRVLPVEQMVAGYLADYRMGTGERRELLLTDGTLLWLDSASAVDVAVDARGRHITVHAGEVLIDTERTTPGLPPLRVSTRHGTVRPLGTRFTVNRLDDLTRVAVLRHAVELLPADGGAALVLKAGEQGVLQTASARHEGEITGEPDAWTRGLLVVDGMRLADFVAQLDRYRPGHLRCDEAVAQLRVSGAFPIDDTDRALAAVERALPVRISRFTRYYTRITTRG; this is encoded by the coding sequence ATGGCCGACAAGACCATCACCGCGGCGGCGCAATGGTATGCGCGCTTGTGCGCCGACGACGTCAGTGCGGCCGATGTGGCGGCGCATGGCCGCTGGCTGGCGGCCGACCCTGAACACGCGCGCATCTGGCGCCAGGTGGAGCGGCTGCGCGGCACCTTGGGCGCGGCGCCAGCCCGGCTTGCCGCCGACACGCTGAACCGCGCCGATCATCACTTTGCACGGCGACGCGCCGTCTTGCGCAGCAGCCTGGGCGCAGTGGCGCTGGTGGGCGGGGGCGGTTTGCTGGCCTGGCGCGTCTTGCCGGTTGAGCAGATGGTGGCTGGATATCTGGCCGACTACCGCATGGGCACGGGCGAACGCCGCGAGCTCTTGCTGACGGACGGCACGCTGCTGTGGTTGGATAGCGCCAGCGCGGTGGACGTGGCCGTGGACGCACGCGGCCGCCACATCACCGTGCATGCCGGCGAAGTCCTGATCGATACCGAACGCACCACGCCGGGCCTGCCACCGCTACGGGTGAGCACGCGCCACGGCACCGTGCGCCCCTTGGGCACGCGCTTCACCGTCAACCGGCTGGACGACCTGACGCGCGTGGCAGTGCTGCGCCATGCGGTTGAACTGCTGCCAGCCGATGGCGGTGCGGCGCTGGTGCTGAAGGCGGGTGAACAAGGCGTGCTGCAAACGGCCTCCGCCCGCCACGAAGGCGAGATCACCGGCGAACCCGACGCCTGGACGCGCGGCCTGTTGGTCGTGGATGGCATGCGCCTGGCCGATTTCGTGGCGCAGTTGGACCGCTACCGTCCGGGCCATCTGCGTTGCGACGAGGCGGTCGCGCAGTTGCGCGTGTCGGGCGCGTTTCCCATCGACGACACCGACCGCGCGCTGGCCGCCGTAGAGCGCGCCTTGCCCGTGCGGATATCCCGCTTCACCCGCTACTACACCCGGATCACCACCCGGGGCTGA